AACACTGGCTACAAGGTGAGAAACTGTGATAAGCCAAATTTACTGAAAATTATACAATTAGCAGCAAAAAGTGCGACCACTTTAGTTACAGTAAATACGTTTTattgagaaaacaaaaccttctCTTTCGTGTCTGTGCACCTCTAAGGATCACCCGCAGAGCACACCTGGAGGGAGCGCACCCCTGCAAACCTACCTCGAAGGTGTTCTTGGTCATGCCCGACAGGCCGTAATAGGACGTGCCCGTCGCAATGGCACACACGCAGAGCTCCCCAATCTCATCTGTCCTACACAGCTGAGGGACGCCATCCGGCTTCACTGAACACATGATGGCTGAAAGCAAAACAGGACACACGGGTCACGTTAGAGAGGGACGGAAGGCAAGGGAGAcggacagagacagaaagagggaccAAGGGATGGggggacagagacacagagggacgGAGGATGGGCACAGGGACACGGAATTGATGACCAAATAGGAGTGAGAGCAGGTGAACGGAATCAGCACTGGAACATAAACGCGAATATGCAAGTGAGCAGGGGACTCATTTTCCCTGAAGTGAGTCATGAATCTTCACGTTGTAGGAAAACATCCAGTTCCATTGTTGTGATGTCAGTGAATAACTGAACACGGGAATCGTATTTAAGGGGAGTGACTTCTGCCATCCGGATACAAGGAGGCCGCGTGGAGGAAGCCCAGGGTCCCTGGCTGCCCACGGTGCTTTCACACGGCACACGCCCCATGTTCCTGCCACAGACCTCAGGTCCGTCCAAGAGCCAGAGCCGGCGTTTCGGGAGGTGGGGTGGATGTCCAGCGATGGCTGCAGTGCCCTGACCACTGCGTGTGCTCGTTTGTGGAAAAGGTCCGTGACTTTCAGAAACAGGCTCTTCTGCTACAACCCTCCAGAGCCCCACCGATGGGGTTTATACCGTCCGCGGCCAGACTGGGTGCCCAGCCTTATCCAGCCTGCGGGGATGGCTTGCAGGGGGAGAAGCCTCCCGGGGGCTGCAGGGGTGCAGAAGGGCCCCCGGTGCCCCTGGGGAAGAGGACTCTGGGGTCCCAGcgtgagaggggcagaggtgcCCTTGGAAGCTTCCTGAATATTCTTTCACAGGAGAGGTAGCATTACCACAAAGCTTTAAGGAATTTAAGTGTCCCGACTGCGTTCATGCCAGAGGGGCACGGGGAGCCAGGAGGGAAGGCATGTGCTAACAACAGACCAGCCCATGGGCCGTGGCTGGGGTTCCTGCCTCAACGCCCCACGCCATCTGCAGCCCGGCACCCACACTCACCTCCAGGCATCACGAGGCCGACGTCCTGCACGGTGAGCACAGACAGCTTTTCCTCGGAGTCTACCCGGATGACGCCGTAGGTCAGCCCGTGCATGGAGAGGACGCCCCGGCCCGGGGGCTGGTTGCTGTCATCCGTCGGCCTGAAAGAGCAGGTGTGTCTGAACGGGCAGAAGCAAAAAGGCTGCTGTCGCCAAAGGGACACACGAGGACACATGCTGAAGGGAGCTAGCCATGGTGGGGACCCACCGGCCCCCCAATGAGACCTGGATGCCACCCGCCCCGCGATCTGGCTCGCCGGGGAAGGCTTCTGCGCTGTCCACAAGATGTCTGTGTCACTAACTCTACCTGCGGGTTTCCGGGATAGAGGCGTGAAGGCCTGCAGTCAGCAAGAAGACCGTCTGATTCCTTCTCTGCCCGTCTCTCTCCGGGTCAGATTTTCCAGCGAGGGAAGCGACTAATGGGGAGAACAAGGTCTCCAAGAACCGATGACGGCAGGAAGCAGAATCGGAGATTCTGCTGCTCCCACCTCGAGTTCAGACGTGCCCCGTGCGGACACACGCTGTGGGTAAGGATCTGAGTTTGGACGTGCCCAATGCGGACGCATGCCATCGGTAAGGATCTGAGTTTGGACGTGCCCGGTGCGGACGTGCACCGCGGGTAACGATCTGAGCTCGGACGTCCAGCCACACACCGCGGGTAAGGGTCCGAGCTCAGACATGCCCCGCATGGACGCATGCCGTGGTTAAGAATCTGAAATGAGAGTCATGCTACACCGTGCTGGATGACCAGCTCTTAGGGAAGTTTTTGGCTGAGCAGCGTTTTGTAGGATGTTGTAGGGTCAGGGGAAGAAGTACAGGTTCACTGCCTCTATCTCCTCCATGGCCCGTGAGCCCCACGCCTCCCGCTCACTCCGCGCCAGCCCCCAGCCGTTTCTCCGGGACCCAGCCCTCTCCCGCCTGGGGGTTTCTGCACCTGCTCTCACCTCTCTACCTGCAGTGTTCTTGCAGCAGACGTCCCCGCACCTTCCTCCCGCACTGCCCTCCAGGGCAGCTCAGATCTGCAAGGACTCATCACCCCATCAAA
This region of Ailuropoda melanoleuca isolate Jingjing unplaced genomic scaffold, ASM200744v2 unplaced-scaffold73501, whole genome shotgun sequence genomic DNA includes:
- the LOC117800644 gene encoding disco-interacting protein 2 homolog C-like, translating into MCPRVSLWRQQPFCFCPFRHTCSFRPTDDSNQPPGRGVLSMHGLTYGVIRVDSEEKLSVLTVQDVGLVMPGAIMCSVKPDGVPQLCRTDEIGELCVCAIATGTSYYGLSGMTKNTFEVGLQGCAPSRCALRVILRGAQTRKRRFCFLNKTYLL